The region CTATTAAAATCATTAAGAAGGATTTATTTGTAAATGGTGTTATCGAAAATTTACTTTTTACAAAATACAATTTGAATGTATTTGCAACTAAAATTACAATTAAAGAGGCCAAAGCCAAGCCATTTGTACCCAAATCTAACTCATAATAAAAAACTTTATTTAGAAAATAAACTGAAAAAGCCATTCCTAAACTGAGAGGTAATGTAATTTTATAGAATTTCGAATTATTAATAATGGCGCCATTATTTCCTAAGAATCCATTGTATAATTTAAGAATTGAAATCATTAATACGACCAAAGCCCCCCCGGCATATTCTTTAGGAAGCATGCTAAAGAGCTGATTTACATTGGTGTTAATGATTAAAAAGAAAAAGCCACTAATTAATAATAAGTTTATAGAACTCTTCTTGTATAAGATTGCAACTTCTTTATGATTTTCTTCATTTAAAGTTTTAGACGTTAACGGTTGTAAAATATTTAACATGGCTCTACTTGGTGCCTCAATAAAAGAACCAATAAAAACAGCTACAGAATAATAAGCTGCCTTTGCTAAAGATTCTTTACCCGGAATCATAAATTTATCTATATCCAAAATAATTGCTCCGGCACTGCCTGCTAAAATAATATAGAAAGAAAAACGGATTATTTCATTAAAATTTTCTGGTCTTTCTAAAGTAAATTTAGGAAAATATAAACTGAAAGCATAAAACATCATGACTAACATTCTTAAAAAATAAGCACCTGTTAAATAATAGATAAATTCAGCTTTGGTAATAAATTCAAGATAAACTGCAAACAGTAAAATCATTACCACAACTCTGTTCCATAATTCTTTTATGATGTTTCCAAAAACGGTTTGAAATTGCACTTTTGCCCAAGCATAAAAAACTTCAAAATAAGCCGTTGTAAAGGCGACCAAATAAATAACAAAGGTGTACTCTTTTATAATAGGATTTTCTACTGACAAATAATCACTAATTTCTTCGTAAAAAAAAGTCCCTAAAAAACCCATGGGAATTGCAATCAATAATGGCAAAAATAATACAGAGGATAAAAATTTATCTTTCTCTATTTTGGTGAAATAACTAGAGAAAAACTTCACGATAGCATGATGAATTCCGAGAGCAATTAAGGGCATTAATAAATTAGAAGTTGCCAATAAATAGGTAACCAAACCATAATATTCATCTTCTAGAAAACGAGTATATAAAAATAAGGTATTGATACCACCAAAGGCGAAACCCAAATAAATAAATATTGTATTTTTAAAAGATTGCTTTAATACAATTCCCATATTATGTCTGTAAACTTTTAATGATGATGGCCAACTCTTTGGTCAGTTGTTTTCTATGATATTTTTCTATATTTTTAGAATCTACCCCTAAAAAACCTTCTTTATAGCGATGATACATCGCTTCAATGGCTTCTTTAATTTTTAGTTCGTTGTTATAATCGAGCATAAAACCTGTGTTGGTTTGCTCTAAAATTTCCTCTAAATCTTTATTGTCTGGACTTATGGCGAATATAGGACGATTTGTTGTTAAATATTCAAATAATTTACCTGTTAAAATACCGTGA is a window of Polaribacter litorisediminis DNA encoding:
- a CDS encoding lipopolysaccharide biosynthesis protein encodes the protein MGIVLKQSFKNTIFIYLGFAFGGINTLFLYTRFLEDEYYGLVTYLLATSNLLMPLIALGIHHAIVKFFSSYFTKIEKDKFLSSVLFLPLLIAIPMGFLGTFFYEEISDYLSVENPIIKEYTFVIYLVAFTTAYFEVFYAWAKVQFQTVFGNIIKELWNRVVVMILLFAVYLEFITKAEFIYYLTGAYFLRMLVMMFYAFSLYFPKFTLERPENFNEIIRFSFYIILAGSAGAIILDIDKFMIPGKESLAKAAYYSVAVFIGSFIEAPSRAMLNILQPLTSKTLNEENHKEVAILYKKSSINLLLISGFFFLIINTNVNQLFSMLPKEYAGGALVVLMISILKLYNGFLGNNGAIINNSKFYKITLPLSLGMAFSVYFLNKVFYYELDLGTNGLALASLIVILVANTFKLYFVKSKFSITPFTNKSFLMILIVAVLYVLFNFWDFPIQDIYMFKFPVHPIINIILKSIIITFIYFFLVIKLNISAEITLLYNRFTSSNQ